The following DNA comes from Candidatus Manganitrophaceae bacterium.
GGCGGCAGTTCAGGAGGAGGGAGGAGCCTTCGGTAGGGAGGCCTCTTCCGAGAAGAGGCCGATCCCGCGGAGGCGCTTGTAGCGGAGCGCCAACCGTTCCGCCGGCGGGATCGATTCGAGCTCCCAGAGCTGTTTGGAAAGAATTTTGGAGAGCGCCCCGCCCATCTTCTCCGGGTCGCGGTGGGCCCCCCCGGACGGCTCCGGGATGATCTCATCGATGATTTTCAGTTGGAGCAGGTCTTGCGCCGTCATCTTGAGCGCCTCGGCCGCCTCGGCTGTTTTGGCCGAATCGTTCCAGAGAATCGCGGCGCATCCTTCCGGAGAGATCACCGAGTAGATCGAATACTGCAGCATCAGAAGACGGTCGGAGACCGAGATCGCCAGCGCCCCCCCGCTTCCCCCCTCGCCGATGACGACCGACAGAATCGGCACTTTAATTTGTGACATCACCATCAAATTGCGGGCGATCGCTTCCGATTGGCCCCGCTCCTCCGCGCCGATGCCGGGGTAGGCGCCGGGGGTGTCGACGAAGGTGACGATCGGCTTGTTGAATTTTTCGGCGAGCTGCATGATCCGAAGCGCCTTGCGGTACCCCTCCGGATGGGGCATCCCGAAGTTGCGGGTGATCCGCTCCTTTACCGTCTTTCCCTTCTGGTGTCCGATCACCGCGACCGACCGTCCGTCGAGCCGCGCGAGCCCGGTGAGGATCGACTTGTCGTCCCCGTAGAGCCGATCGCCGTGCAGCTCGGTGAAATCTTCGAACATCATCTCGATGTAGTCGTCGGTGTTCGGCCGCTGCGCATGCCGCGCGATCTGCGTCTTCTGCCAGGCGGTCAACTTGGAGTAGATCTCTTCCTGCAGCGCCTCCATTTTCTTCTGAAGCTTCCGGATCTCTTCGCCTTGACGCGGGTCGGTCTTGACCAGGTCTTTCAGGTGATTGATCCGGTTCTGGATCTCCAAAATCGGTTTTTCAAAATCCAATGACTCGTTCACATTGACCTCAAAAGGGGGGTGCCGAGGTTGTCTCCATCGATGACGGCTGACCGACGATCCCTTTTCCAAAACGGCTCTCCAACTCCTCCGTCAACCGGTTGGAACCGTCGACCTTCAGCGTCGAATCGACGGCGATCGTCGATTCGCTGACCGATCCGGACCCCTCCGGAATCGCGATTTTTAAGTGAACCGGAAGCGGTCCGGGGTGCCGCTGCAAGATCTTCTGAAGCTGCCCCAGCTCGGACGGATCGATCGCATCGGCGGAGAGGCGGATCAGAAACGGACGGGCGGGAAACCGCTCCGAAAGGGGAGGCTCGGTCGGCGCGGGCCTCGCCTCTTTGAGCGGAATGATCGCCGTCGCCTTCAGCTTGAGCCCCTTGTCCCCCCGGTCGAGCATCCCGTTGATCAAGAGCGGAATGTCCTGCTGGAAGAGGGGGGCGGAGGTTTGATAAAGGTCGGGGAAGACGATCACCTCCACCGAGCCGGTCAGGTCTTCGATCCGAAGATAGGCCATCCGGTCGCCCCGCTTTGTCGTCGCCACCTTCTCCTGAACGACGACCCCGCAGATCCGCACCTCCCGGTCCTCTTCGATCGTCGCCAAATCCTCCGTCGGGGTCGCCGACCGTTTTTTCATGATCTCTATAAACGGGGTCAACGGGTGCCGGGTGATGTAAAAGCCGACCGCTTCCTTTTCCAGCTTGGAGATCTCCGCATCTTCCCACTCCGGGATGTCTGGGAGGGCCGGATCGGCGATGGCGGAGGGATCGGCGGCGCCGCCGTTTCCGAAGATCGTCATCTGTCCCGCCTCCCGGACCTTCTGTTGCTGGGCGCCGTCTTGCATCGCCCGCTCCAGCACCTCCATCTGCGCCGACCGTTTCGCTCCGGTCGAGTCGAACGCGCCGCACTTGATCAGCCCTTCAATGACCCGCTTGTTGACCTTCCGCAGGTCGATCTTCCGGCAAAAATCAAAAAGGGAGGTGAAGCGCCCCTGGGCGTTCCGGGCGGCGATGATGACATCGACCGCGCCGCTCCCGAC
Coding sequences within:
- a CDS encoding acetyl-CoA carboxylase carboxyltransferase subunit alpha; its protein translation is MNESLDFEKPILEIQNRINHLKDLVKTDPRQGEEIRKLQKKMEALQEEIYSKLTAWQKTQIARHAQRPNTDDYIEMMFEDFTELHGDRLYGDDKSILTGLARLDGRSVAVIGHQKGKTVKERITRNFGMPHPEGYRKALRIMQLAEKFNKPIVTFVDTPGAYPGIGAEERGQSEAIARNLMVMSQIKVPILSVVIGEGGSGGALAISVSDRLLMLQYSIYSVISPEGCAAILWNDSAKTAEAAEALKMTAQDLLQLKIIDEIIPEPSGGAHRDPEKMGGALSKILSKQLWELESIPPAERLALRYKRLRGIGLFSEEASLPKAPPSS